The following coding sequences lie in one Alloacidobacterium dinghuense genomic window:
- a CDS encoding glycoside hydrolase family 3 C-terminal domain-containing protein codes for MKKSSRVASAAIVATVFVLAIATNGFCQSTPDKPVYLDPSQPLEKRVTDLISKMTLEEKVSQMQNHAAAIPRLQVPDYDWWSEALHGVARAGYATVFPQAIGLAATWDVDLERKIAETISTEARAKFNAAQADGDHSIYRGLDFWSPNINIFRDPRWGRGQETYGEDPYLTGQMGGAFIKGLQGDDPKIFKTIATAKHYAVHSGPESTRHAANIDPSAHDLEDTYLPQFRMAMVDARADSIMCAYNSVNGSPACANEDLLVKRLRQDWKFNGYVVSDCGAISDFFSENGHHFSPDAAHASAAAVRAGDDLSCGTEYSALVDAVHQGLIDEAAINQAVTRLFTARFKLGLFDPPGSNAYSQIGPSENATPAHAELALQAAHEAMVLLKNDNNTLPLSSSVKTIAVIGPNAESLTSLEGNYNGVPLHPVIPLAGLQAKFADKGQKVLFSQGSPLVAELPVIVPSTVFSDKDGHAGGLTAEYFANADFSGSATTQVDAHIDFDWNRVVPVPVQGAKAFSVRWMGNFQPLAPGDVSFTVDHAGCEPHCASTYSYSVSFDGKEVASDASNDPHDPGRPLTFTVHFDDAKSHAFKMEYSRTGADYGAGVRLKWKPDVEQLRQQAIQAANQADVVVAFVGLSPEIEGEEMPVHIPGFSGGDRTDVALPAVQRDLLDALGATNKPLVVVLLNGSALAVDWAQQHAAAILDAWYPGQAGGTAIADVLAGTANPAGRLAVTFYQSVDQLPAFDNYTMEGRTYRYFRQKPLFGFGFGLSYSKFAYKNLKLSAPKLNAGAPLHVTVDVENTSAVAGDEVAELYVTPPAASGAPNHWLAGFKRVHIEPHKVAQVAFDLDARSLSLVDEQGQRAVTAGDYKIFVGGAQPGETDSGMDQKLTIVGIQKVDEAVSSATAPSRVHK; via the coding sequence ATGAAGAAATCTTCACGTGTTGCTTCTGCGGCTATTGTTGCCACTGTCTTTGTTCTCGCCATTGCTACAAATGGCTTCTGTCAGTCTACTCCAGATAAGCCGGTCTATCTTGATCCTTCTCAGCCACTGGAGAAGCGCGTCACTGATCTGATTTCGAAGATGACGCTCGAAGAAAAGGTTTCGCAGATGCAGAACCATGCAGCGGCGATTCCCAGGTTGCAGGTTCCGGATTACGACTGGTGGAGCGAGGCTCTGCATGGCGTGGCGCGCGCCGGGTATGCCACGGTGTTTCCGCAGGCGATTGGGCTGGCGGCGACATGGGACGTGGATCTGGAGCGGAAGATTGCGGAGACGATTTCGACGGAGGCGCGGGCGAAGTTTAACGCAGCGCAGGCGGACGGCGATCACAGCATTTATCGCGGACTGGATTTCTGGTCGCCAAACATCAATATCTTTCGCGATCCGCGCTGGGGACGTGGGCAGGAGACGTATGGCGAGGATCCTTATCTGACGGGGCAGATGGGGGGTGCATTTATCAAAGGTCTGCAGGGCGATGATCCGAAGATCTTCAAGACGATCGCGACGGCCAAGCACTACGCGGTGCACAGCGGGCCGGAGTCGACGCGGCACGCGGCGAATATCGATCCGTCTGCGCACGATCTGGAGGATACATACCTGCCACAATTTCGCATGGCGATGGTGGATGCTAGGGCAGACTCGATTATGTGCGCCTACAACAGCGTGAACGGCTCGCCTGCGTGCGCGAATGAGGATCTGCTGGTGAAGAGGCTGCGGCAGGACTGGAAATTCAACGGGTACGTGGTATCTGATTGCGGCGCGATCAGTGATTTCTTTAGCGAGAACGGGCACCATTTTTCTCCCGATGCAGCGCATGCTTCGGCAGCCGCAGTGAGGGCGGGCGATGACCTGAGTTGCGGCACGGAATATTCCGCGCTTGTGGACGCGGTGCATCAGGGATTGATCGACGAGGCGGCAATCAACCAGGCAGTGACGCGCCTGTTCACGGCGCGTTTCAAGCTCGGGCTTTTTGATCCGCCAGGATCGAATGCGTATTCGCAGATCGGGCCGAGCGAGAATGCGACTCCGGCACACGCAGAGCTGGCGCTGCAGGCTGCGCATGAGGCGATGGTTCTGCTGAAGAACGATAACAACACGCTGCCGCTGTCGAGTTCGGTGAAGACGATCGCAGTGATTGGACCGAACGCGGAGTCGCTGACGTCGCTTGAGGGTAACTACAACGGCGTGCCGCTGCATCCGGTGATTCCGCTGGCCGGACTGCAGGCAAAGTTCGCTGACAAGGGACAGAAGGTGCTCTTCTCGCAGGGCTCTCCGCTGGTGGCTGAGCTGCCGGTGATTGTGCCGAGCACTGTTTTCAGCGATAAGGACGGGCATGCTGGCGGCTTAACGGCGGAATATTTTGCCAACGCTGATTTCAGCGGGTCGGCTACGACTCAAGTAGACGCGCATATCGATTTTGACTGGAATCGCGTGGTGCCGGTTCCGGTTCAGGGCGCGAAGGCATTCAGCGTGCGCTGGATGGGAAATTTTCAGCCGCTGGCCCCAGGCGATGTGTCGTTCACCGTCGATCACGCAGGATGCGAGCCGCACTGTGCGTCGACCTATTCCTACAGTGTTTCCTTCGACGGCAAAGAGGTGGCGAGCGATGCGAGCAACGATCCTCACGACCCGGGAAGGCCGTTGACGTTTACTGTTCACTTTGATGATGCGAAGTCTCACGCGTTCAAGATGGAGTATTCACGGACCGGTGCGGATTACGGAGCGGGGGTTCGGCTGAAGTGGAAGCCGGATGTTGAGCAGCTACGGCAACAGGCAATTCAGGCTGCGAACCAGGCGGATGTGGTGGTAGCGTTTGTCGGGTTGTCGCCGGAGATTGAGGGTGAAGAGATGCCGGTCCATATTCCTGGTTTCTCGGGCGGCGACCGTACGGATGTTGCGTTGCCGGCAGTGCAGCGCGATCTGCTGGATGCACTTGGCGCCACGAACAAACCGCTGGTAGTGGTTCTGCTGAATGGCAGCGCACTGGCGGTGGACTGGGCGCAGCAGCATGCTGCGGCGATTCTGGATGCTTGGTATCCGGGACAGGCGGGAGGGACGGCGATTGCGGATGTGCTTGCAGGGACGGCGAACCCTGCAGGGCGGCTAGCGGTGACGTTTTATCAGTCCGTGGATCAGCTCCCGGCTTTTGATAACTACACAATGGAAGGGCGGACGTACCGCTACTTCCGGCAGAAGCCGTTGTTCGGATTTGGATTCGGCTTGAGCTATTCGAAGTTTGCTTATAAGAATCTCAAGTTGTCGGCTCCCAAGTTGAATGCGGGTGCGCCGTTGCATGTGACTGTCGATGTGGAGAATACGAGCGCAGTCGCGGGTGATGAGGTAGCGGAGTTGTACGTGACTCCGCCAGCGGCGTCGGGTGCGCCGAACCACTGGCTCGCCGGGTTCAAGCGGGTTCACATAGAGCCACACAAAGTAGCGCAGGTAGCGTTCGATCTGGATGCGCGTTCGCTGAGCCTTGTCGATGAGCAGGGGCAGCGGGCAGTTACGGCTGGCGATTACAAAATATTCGTTGGCGGTGCGCAGCCCGGAGAGACGGATTCGGGGATGGATCAGAAGTTGACGATCGTGGGCATACAGAAGGTCGACGAGGCTGTTTCCTCAGCGACCGCTCCGTCCCGCGTCCATAAATAA
- a CDS encoding alpha-L-fucosidase, protein MKKQTAYRLLAILLLSLGISAAAQNFSDIKPSPQQTAWQDLEFGVIIHFGTNTFLDREWGDGTADPKVFNPSSVDTDQWMKAVKAAGAKYAVLVAKHHDGFTLWPSEQTDYGVKSSPWMNGKGDLVRMASDSARANGLKFGVYLSPWDRHEPKYKDPKAYDEYYLKQLDELSTNYGDLVEFWLDGAGSAGRKYDFESIINELRTYQPNTMVFADVALFKYADLRWVGTESGTISYENWNVIDRTGYLRWRPIEADTPLHKLHWFWHPNDEGTLKSVAELVDVYDNTVGHGGQLMLGIAPDNTGRLPEADVKRLKEFGDAIRRLYSHNLIVDEHAKPASPEEYAALDNDPDTFWSAPSCSHHATLEVTFSKPVTFDRALTMEWLNDGQHIQKYAIEIYKDGTWQRIVEAQAIGHKKIDIFPTVTAQRVRLNLLSTTAEAHIREFQLFMDAGRSGR, encoded by the coding sequence TTGAAGAAGCAGACCGCCTATCGCCTTCTCGCCATACTGCTGCTTTCACTCGGAATCTCCGCGGCAGCCCAGAACTTCTCCGACATTAAACCTTCTCCGCAGCAAACCGCATGGCAGGATCTGGAATTTGGTGTCATCATCCATTTCGGCACGAATACATTCCTCGATCGCGAATGGGGTGACGGCACCGCAGACCCAAAAGTCTTCAACCCCTCCAGCGTTGATACCGATCAGTGGATGAAAGCGGTGAAAGCCGCAGGAGCAAAGTACGCTGTGCTCGTGGCCAAGCACCATGACGGATTCACGCTCTGGCCCAGTGAACAGACCGACTACGGCGTAAAGAGCAGCCCGTGGATGAACGGCAAAGGCGATCTCGTGCGCATGGCATCAGACTCAGCCCGCGCCAACGGTCTCAAGTTCGGCGTTTACCTCTCGCCCTGGGACCGCCACGAGCCAAAATACAAAGACCCCAAAGCCTACGACGAGTACTACCTCAAGCAACTCGACGAACTCTCGACGAACTACGGCGACCTCGTCGAGTTCTGGCTCGACGGAGCCGGTAGCGCTGGCCGCAAATACGACTTCGAGAGCATTATCAATGAGCTGCGCACCTACCAGCCGAACACGATGGTCTTCGCCGATGTCGCGCTCTTCAAGTACGCGGACCTCCGCTGGGTAGGCACCGAAAGCGGAACCATCTCTTACGAAAACTGGAACGTCATCGACCGCACCGGCTATCTCCGCTGGCGTCCCATCGAAGCGGACACGCCTTTGCACAAGCTGCACTGGTTCTGGCACCCAAATGACGAAGGCACACTGAAGAGTGTTGCGGAATTAGTCGACGTTTACGACAACACCGTTGGCCACGGCGGACAACTCATGCTGGGCATTGCCCCCGACAACACCGGCCGCCTGCCCGAAGCCGACGTAAAACGTCTCAAGGAATTCGGCGACGCGATTCGGCGGCTCTACAGCCACAACCTGATCGTCGATGAACACGCCAAACCCGCGTCCCCCGAGGAATACGCAGCCCTCGACAATGATCCCGATACCTTCTGGTCCGCGCCCTCATGTTCGCATCATGCAACTCTGGAAGTTACCTTTTCAAAGCCCGTCACCTTCGACCGCGCCCTCACCATGGAATGGCTTAACGACGGCCAGCACATCCAGAAGTATGCCATCGAAATTTACAAAGACGGCACATGGCAGCGCATCGTCGAAGCGCAAGCCATTGGCCATAAAAAGATCGACATCTTCCCGACGGTCACCGCGCAGCGAGTGCGCCTCAACCTGCTTTCGACTACAGCCGAAGCGCATATTCGCGAGTTCCAGTTATTTATGGACGCGGGACGGAGCGGTCGCTGA
- a CDS encoding sulfite exporter TauE/SafE family protein, with protein sequence MELAIGFLIAFAIAVTGVGAGTITAPILVIFLHVPLPLAVGTALVYSAIVKLIVVPIQMWRKQVNYRAVGYMLLGGLPGVIIGVWLFRSVVQRGHESILYAALGSIIVITSGWHLYRTFRKNKALHAERNHPKWLGVLMLPIGAEVGFSSSGAGALGTIALLGLTTLSASQIVGTDLAFGLCLSLVGGGLHLLSQNLDAVLLAKLLAGGFFGAIAGSALAPKLPNQKLRLVLTAWLLMIGMQFCYQAVHSHTDAQSKEKHLASTAVVQPALLQPLKITKQ encoded by the coding sequence ATGGAACTGGCCATCGGTTTCCTCATCGCGTTCGCCATCGCAGTCACTGGAGTTGGCGCAGGCACCATTACCGCGCCGATTCTCGTGATCTTTCTGCATGTGCCGCTGCCGCTTGCCGTTGGAACAGCCCTGGTCTATTCCGCCATCGTCAAACTCATCGTCGTTCCTATCCAGATGTGGCGCAAACAGGTGAATTACCGCGCCGTAGGATACATGCTCCTCGGTGGCCTGCCCGGCGTCATCATCGGAGTGTGGCTCTTTCGGAGCGTGGTTCAGCGAGGCCACGAGAGCATTCTTTACGCAGCGCTCGGCAGCATCATCGTCATCACATCCGGTTGGCACCTTTACAGAACCTTCCGCAAGAACAAAGCGCTCCACGCAGAACGCAATCATCCCAAATGGCTCGGCGTGCTCATGCTTCCTATCGGAGCCGAAGTAGGATTCTCATCCTCCGGCGCAGGCGCACTCGGCACCATCGCGTTGCTCGGCCTTACCACTCTGAGTGCTTCGCAAATCGTCGGAACCGATCTCGCTTTCGGCCTCTGCCTCTCACTTGTCGGCGGGGGACTGCACCTCCTCAGCCAGAATCTCGACGCTGTATTGTTGGCAAAGCTTCTCGCCGGTGGCTTCTTCGGAGCCATCGCCGGGAGCGCACTTGCGCCGAAGTTACCGAATCAAAAACTCCGTCTTGTCCTCACAGCCTGGCTGCTTATGATCGGCATGCAATTTTGCTATCAGGCCGTGCATTCCCATACAGACGCGCAGTCAAAGGAAAAGCATCTCGCCTCAACCGCAGTCGTGCAGCCAGCCCTGCTGCAGCCCTTGAAAATTACGAAACAATAG
- a CDS encoding phosphoadenylyl-sulfate reductase: MTISSEPVTGLLSELEEKVAAARALVAAHVKGAATECVTCSFQAEDMIVLHMVRAIHPSVPVLFLDTGYHFAETYTYRDQMAAAWNLNLINLTPRQTVPEQEAQFGILHQSAPDQCCKLRKVEPLFAALAKYETWFTGMRREQAKSRAQLEALDYFTLPGGKQLLKLSPLAEWTTRDVWYYAQEQGIPLLPLYDKGYSSIGCEPCTSLPSDPNDPRSGRWSGRKQECGIHIQAQ; this comes from the coding sequence ATGACGATAAGCTCTGAACCGGTCACCGGTCTCCTATCGGAGCTGGAAGAAAAGGTTGCCGCTGCTCGCGCGCTCGTTGCGGCGCACGTGAAAGGCGCCGCGACAGAATGCGTCACCTGCAGTTTCCAGGCCGAAGACATGATCGTGCTGCACATGGTGCGCGCCATTCATCCCAGCGTGCCCGTGCTTTTCCTCGACACCGGTTACCACTTTGCCGAGACATACACGTACCGCGACCAGATGGCCGCAGCGTGGAACCTGAACTTGATCAACCTCACGCCACGCCAGACCGTGCCCGAGCAGGAAGCCCAATTCGGCATCCTGCATCAAAGCGCGCCAGATCAGTGCTGCAAACTGCGCAAAGTAGAGCCACTCTTTGCAGCGCTCGCCAAATACGAAACATGGTTCACAGGCATGCGTCGCGAGCAGGCAAAGAGCCGCGCACAGCTGGAGGCGCTCGACTACTTCACTCTGCCCGGCGGAAAGCAGTTGCTGAAGCTCAGCCCGCTGGCCGAGTGGACCACACGCGACGTCTGGTATTACGCGCAGGAGCAAGGCATTCCGCTCCTGCCGCTTTATGACAAGGGCTATTCAAGCATCGGCTGTGAGCCGTGCACAAGCTTGCCATCGGACCCGAATGATCCTCGCTCGGGACGCTGGTCGGGCCGCAAACAGGAGTGCGGCATTCACATTCAGGCGCAGTAG
- the cysN gene encoding sulfate adenylyltransferase subunit CysN: MSHELPVIDDIREIVEERFDIEDFLAAEQQKDLLRFTTAGSVDDGKSTLIGRLLYDSRSVYEDQIKAVTRSHSGEASSIDFAQLTDGLRAEREQGITIDVAYRFFATPKRKFIIADTPGHEQYTRNMVTGASTAELAIVLVDARKGILTQSRRHAFIASLLGIRHVVAAINKMDLVDFSEEIFAQHQRDLLALADKLDIPDLLCIPISALDGDNVVTPSERTPWYYGPTLLEHLESVPIAEHLPKAPFRLPVQRVIRPHQHFRGFAGQIASGTIKPGDTIIALPSGQTSRVQAIHTFDGELESAFAPQSITLTLEDEIDISRGDLIAHQPDAPTATADFEASLVWLHAEPFAANKTYLLKHASQVVKAQLETTHRLDIETLEPQHAQSFVLNEIGEARVQTSRPLIVDTYRDNRTTGSFILIDPANNATVGSGMVRRATHEVSKQPTSNGGVLLTLPHAELTAGLEESLLASGEDVVITGVQKPEVWRALLHAGLIVLVHAPNTVQIEIVTLNRQDEFTKRPLSSQIDNETILRELKLEKGTGHDDDKL, encoded by the coding sequence ATGTCGCATGAATTGCCAGTGATCGACGACATTCGCGAGATCGTGGAAGAGCGCTTCGACATCGAGGACTTCCTCGCAGCCGAGCAGCAAAAGGATCTGCTGCGCTTTACCACGGCAGGTAGTGTCGATGACGGCAAATCCACGCTTATCGGCCGTCTGCTCTACGATTCGCGCAGCGTCTACGAAGATCAGATCAAAGCCGTTACACGCAGCCACTCAGGCGAAGCTTCGTCGATTGACTTCGCGCAACTCACCGACGGCCTTCGCGCGGAGCGCGAGCAAGGAATCACCATCGACGTTGCGTATCGTTTTTTCGCGACGCCGAAGCGAAAGTTCATCATCGCCGACACGCCCGGCCACGAGCAGTACACGCGCAACATGGTCACCGGCGCGTCCACTGCGGAGCTGGCAATTGTCCTTGTCGACGCGCGTAAGGGCATCCTCACGCAATCACGGCGCCATGCTTTTATCGCGTCGTTGTTGGGTATTCGTCATGTTGTCGCTGCCATTAACAAGATGGATCTCGTCGACTTCTCGGAAGAAATCTTCGCGCAGCATCAACGCGACCTGCTCGCCCTGGCCGATAAACTCGACATCCCGGATCTCCTCTGCATCCCCATCAGCGCGCTCGACGGAGACAACGTCGTCACGCCCAGTGAGCGCACGCCCTGGTACTACGGTCCAACGCTCCTCGAACATCTCGAGTCTGTGCCCATCGCTGAGCACCTGCCAAAAGCGCCGTTTCGTCTCCCAGTGCAGCGCGTCATCCGCCCGCACCAGCATTTTCGCGGCTTCGCCGGGCAGATCGCATCCGGCACCATTAAGCCGGGAGACACGATCATTGCTCTGCCATCAGGACAAACCAGTCGCGTTCAGGCCATCCACACCTTCGATGGCGAACTCGAATCGGCATTCGCGCCGCAGTCCATCACTCTCACGCTCGAAGACGAGATTGACATCAGCCGCGGCGACCTCATCGCGCATCAGCCAGATGCACCCACCGCCACCGCCGATTTTGAAGCATCATTGGTCTGGCTGCATGCCGAACCATTCGCAGCCAACAAAACGTATCTTCTAAAACATGCGTCGCAAGTCGTAAAAGCACAACTAGAAACCACGCACCGGCTCGACATCGAAACGCTGGAGCCACAGCACGCACAGTCGTTCGTTTTGAACGAGATCGGCGAAGCCAGAGTTCAGACCAGCCGGCCCCTCATCGTCGACACCTACCGCGACAACCGCACGACCGGAAGCTTCATCCTCATTGATCCTGCAAATAACGCAACGGTCGGCTCCGGAATGGTCCGTCGCGCCACGCACGAGGTATCGAAGCAGCCCACATCGAATGGCGGTGTTTTGCTCACGCTGCCGCATGCGGAGCTCACCGCAGGGCTGGAAGAATCCTTGCTCGCATCCGGAGAGGACGTAGTCATCACGGGCGTACAGAAACCGGAAGTCTGGCGCGCACTTCTCCACGCTGGCTTGATCGTCCTCGTGCACGCGCCGAACACAGTGCAGATAGAAATTGTGACTCTCAATCGGCAAGACGAATTCACCAAGCGGCCGCTATCGTCACAAATCGACAACGAAACAATCCTGCGCGAGTTGAAACTGGAGAAGGGAACTGGCCACGATGACGATAAGCTCTGA
- the cysD gene encoding sulfate adenylyltransferase subunit CysD, producing MAKAVYSSSTSDTALPTRLTHLQMLEAESIHIIREVASEFQKPVMLYSIGKDSSVMLRLAQKAFHPAPIPFPLLHVDTGYKFREMLEFRDAYTRQLGLNLIVWRNEDALEKGANPVALGTQRCCGLLKTQALLDGLRTHGFDAAFGGARRDEERSRAKERIFSFRDSAGQWDPKNQRPELWNLYNGRIGPGESIRVFPLSNWTELDIWHYIHLENIPIVPLYFAKERRMLVRGDSLIPIEQPFVKGLPGEEQWVRCRLRSLGCSPCTGAIRSDADTLPKIIAELISFRSSERANRIIDHDQDGSMEIKKREGYF from the coding sequence ATGGCCAAAGCAGTCTACAGTTCGTCTACCTCTGATACGGCGTTGCCTACGCGCCTCACGCATCTCCAGATGCTTGAGGCCGAGAGCATCCACATCATTCGCGAAGTAGCGTCAGAATTCCAGAAGCCGGTGATGCTCTATTCCATCGGCAAAGACTCATCGGTGATGCTGCGCCTCGCGCAGAAGGCATTTCATCCTGCGCCGATTCCGTTTCCGCTTCTCCATGTCGACACGGGATACAAATTCCGCGAGATGCTTGAGTTCCGCGATGCCTATACGCGCCAGCTTGGTTTGAACCTCATCGTCTGGCGCAATGAAGATGCGTTGGAGAAGGGCGCAAACCCGGTCGCACTCGGCACGCAACGTTGCTGCGGACTCCTGAAGACACAAGCGCTGCTCGACGGCCTGCGCACGCACGGCTTTGATGCAGCATTTGGAGGAGCACGTCGCGACGAAGAACGCTCGCGCGCGAAAGAGCGCATCTTCTCCTTCCGCGACAGCGCCGGACAGTGGGACCCGAAAAATCAGCGCCCCGAACTGTGGAATCTCTACAACGGCCGCATCGGCCCCGGCGAGAGCATCCGCGTTTTCCCGCTGTCGAACTGGACGGAACTCGACATCTGGCACTATATCCATCTCGAGAACATCCCGATCGTGCCGCTCTATTTTGCAAAAGAGCGACGCATGCTCGTGCGCGGCGACAGCCTCATCCCGATCGAGCAGCCTTTCGTCAAAGGCCTGCCAGGCGAAGAGCAGTGGGTGCGCTGCCGCCTGCGCTCGCTTGGATGCAGCCCGTGCACCGGAGCGATCCGCTCCGATGCCGACACGTTGCCGAAGATCATCGCCGAGTTGATTTCATTCCGTTCATCCGAGCGCGCGAATCGCATCATCGACCACGATCAGGACGGCTCCATGGAAATCAAGAAACGCGAGGGCTACTTCTGA